In the Thermoanaerobacterales bacterium genome, GCATGGGATAGCGTTTGGCGGCCGGGTCATCGGCGACAATCACGCCGGGGAACCTCGCCAGCAGATCCCTGGCTTCCGCCGGGGAGAGAGCACGCTTCGTTTCGACGTTTACCGCTTCGGAGTGGCACCGGAAGATAGGTACCCGCACGGTGGTCGCGGTGATCCGGAGTTCGGGATCGTGCAGGATTTTACGGGTCTCGTGCACCATCTTCCACTCTTCCTTGGTATAGTCCAAATCCATAAAGACGTCGATATGCGGTATCAGGTTAAAGGCGATCTGGTAGGGAAAAACCTTCGGGGTGTATTCCTGCCCGTCGAGGATCGCCCGCGTTTGGGCGCGCAACTCTTCGATAGCGGCGGCACCCGCCCCGGAAACGGCCTGATAGGTACTGACGACGATACGTTCGATACCGGCCGCGTCGTAGATCGGCTTCAAGGGAACGACCATGATGATGGTCGAGCAGTTCGGGTTGGCGATAATCCCGTCGTGCCAGCGAACATCTTCGGGGTTTACCTCCGGCACCACCAGGGGGACTTGCGGGTCAAGGCGAAAAGCACTGGAGTTGTCAATCACCACGGCCCCGTTTCGGCGGGCCGTATCGGCGAATTCCTTGCTCGCCGCGCCTCCGGCAAAAAGCGCAATCTCCATACCTTTGAAGGACTCAGGCCTGGTCTCCTCGACGATCAGGTTTTCACCCTGGAAAGCCACCTTCTTCCCCGCCGAGCGGCTGGTGGCCAGCAACCGTAACTGACCGACCGGAAAATTCCGCTCAGCAAGGACTTTCAAGAGTTCCCCGCCCACGGCGCCGGTGGCGCCGACAACACATACGCTACGACCGCGCAAGCACTACCGCCCTCCTCGGATCAATGATATGAAATCAGAACCGGCTGGATCTGGCGCCCGGCAAGGGCCTCCTCGATGGCCGGGATGAGGAGGTCAATCCGTGCCATAAGGGAATTCGGTTTTTCCCGCGGATTATCCTGCCCGAAGGGCACCAGATACAAGTTCTTTGTGTTCAATAACACGCCAAGGTTGCGCGCGTTCAGACCGAGACCGTCATTTGTTGAAATGGCCAGAACCACAGGCCGCTGGTTTCGAAGCTGCGCCTTGATGGCCATCAGGACCGGTCCGTCGGTGATGGCGTTGGCCAGCTTGGCCATGGTGTTCCCGGTGCAGGGCGCGACGACCAGGACATCAAGCAACTTCTGCGGACCAACCGGTTCGGCATCCGTGATCGTGGCAATGGGGTCGCGGCCGGCGATTTGTTTCAGACGCTGAAGCCATGATGCCGCCGTTCCAAACCGTGTGTCGAGTACGGCGACCTCCCGGCTGACGATCGGAATTAACTCCGCCCCCTGGTTGACAAGCTTCTCGATCTCCCCCATAACGGTATGCAGCGTGCAGAATGAGCCCGTCAGCGCCAGACCTATCTTAACGCCCTTCAACGACATGCTGGGCACCCCCCCGTTTCGCGATGCCAGGGGCGTCATTGAGGAGCAGGCGCGCGATAATACGGGCCATAATCTGCCCGGCCGTCTTAGGGGCCACCTTTCCCGGGAGGGACGGGGCCAGCGTGGCCTGGATGCCCAACCTGGCCGCGGCGCCGAAGTCGGTGCCGCCGGGGGCCGAGGCCAGGTCGCAGATATGGACCGCCGGCTTTAGAATTGACAGGGTGTCCTCATCCAGCACCAGGGCGGGGACGGTATTGAAAATAATGTCGGCGCTGCTTATGGCCGGCCGCATGGTTTCAAAGGAACAGGCCGCGTAACCCATCTCTTCCGCCCTTGCACGGGCTGCCGGGTTACGGGCGACCACCGTGACCTTCGCCCCAATGCCCGCCAGCATGCGCGCCAGGGTCATGCCCGTACGGCCGAATCCGAGCACCCAGGAGGCGCTGCCGTGAATGGTGATCGGCGTCGCATCCATTGCCATCTGGATGGCGCCCTCGGCTGAGGGAATGGAATTCCAAATGGCAAATTCATCCAGATTGACCAATTCAATGACACGTAGGTTCAACTGCTCGGCGGCACGGCGCAGAAACGGACGCGCAAACACGCTGAAGACGGGTACGTGTGACGGAATCAGGGCCAAAAGGCTCTTGGAAACCAGCGGCGCATCCCCGTTCAGGACCGGGAGGCGGCCTTCGTCATCGAAACCCGGTAAGGGGATAACGAGGGCGTCGGACTCGTTGAAGGCCACCCTGAGGTCGTCACAGGGCTTCACAGCAGGCGCCTCGGGCGGCAAGGGCAGGCCGTAAACGAGAACATCCGCCCCGCGGGCGGCCAGTTCAGCCGCGGCATAGATCCCGCGGTTATCTCCGCCCAGAATGCTGATTCTTAACCCTGCCAGCTCCATCCTTCCACCTCCCCTGGCTTATAGGCCAGTATATGACCGGGCCTTCCGGGGAGGTGCCTGTCAGGCTTGGAGCCGGAACTCTATTCGAATATCAGCTTGTCCAGACCGTATACGATACGGTCAAGACCCATCACCCGGCGGATGGCCAGAATCACGCCGGGCATAAAGGATTCCCGCGTTATCGAATCATGCCGGATGGTCAGCGTCTGACCCTGGCCGCCGAAGAGTACCTCTTGGTGGGCCACAAGGCCGGGCAGGCGGACACTGTGGATACGCAGCCCCCCGCGATATTCGGCCCCGCGCGCCCCGGCGAGCTTCAGTTCCTCCCGGCCGGTGTTGGCGCGGAAGTCTTCGCGCACGGCGGCGATCATCTCGGCCGTCTGCACGGCTGTCCCCGAGGGCGCGTCAATCTTCTGGTCGTGGTGGAGTTCAATGATTTCAACGGTCGGGAAGAACTTTGCCGCCATGGCGGCAAACCGCATCATCAGGACGGCCCCGATAGCAAAATTCGGGGCCACCAGGCCCCCGATACGCCTCTCTTCGGCCAGTCTCATAATGCGTTCCAGGTCCGCCGCCGGCATGCCCGTGGTACCGATTACCGGCCGTACGCCCGCCTCCAGGGCGCAGATAACGTTTTTCGCAACCGCGGTGGGGGCGGTGAAATCCACCATTACGTCGGGCTTAAATTCCTCCAGGAGAGCGCTCAGGTCATCCGCCACCAGGACTCCATTCGGTTCCAACCCGGCGAGCACACCGCAGTCTTCACCAATGTGGGAGACATCCACGGCTCCGACAAGCTCAAGATCCTTTTCCCGCGTAACGGCACGGACGACCTCGCGGCCCATGCGGCCGGAGGCGCCGGATACGACTACTCGAACCAAAACCTCTCTCACCTCCTCGGCCCCGGGGTTAACGTTATTGTTACGCTATCAGTGACAGGCTGTCAAGCCATTTGCCTCCAGCGGTCAGCGGTTGTCCCTAATCACCACCCGCGATCCCGGGTCGCCGTACGGGATGCGGAAAGAGGCCGAAGGGCACCCACTCGACTCCCCGACGGTATAATAGCGCGCCGGTGTCGGGCGGTTGACCCGCACCCGGAAAACATGCTTCTCACTGTTGTCCGTGTTCAACGTTCCACCCCCTCCAACCGGGGCACCACCCTTGGTGCAGAATGTCGACGTTGACCTGGACCCCCTCGGGGTGATTCCGGCGCTCAACGGCGCCGCTGAAGGTAAATACGTCCTGCCCGATATCCGATTCAATAAATCCCCCGGGCACCTCGAACTCGCAGCGGTTTCCCCGGAGCAGTTCAGCAGGATTGAACGGGCGGTCAATGGCCAGTTCATCGCGATAGTCCTGAAACAATTCCCACATAATGGTCTCCAGCCGGCCGTCGGGCCGGGCGACCGGAAGACCGATATCGTCCGCCGCTTCGCGCCGGGAGATCATGTGGTTATGGGCGTACAGTTGTTCAGTAAGGCTGTCGACGATGTGTTGAACATGCTCCGGGGGCGGGGCGTTAACGCGTAAGGAGATGAGCCGCTTCGCAAGGGAACGCACGAGGAGATAATTGCGGTGCACGTTACCCAGCGCCAGGGGGTGAATCAGCGCGGCCAGCCGCAGGAAGACCTGCGCCATATGCTGTTCGCTGGAAAGGCCGGCCTCTTCGCGGGCCAGCGCCAGATAGGAGTATACGTCCTCGACGTTGACCGGGATTCTCGCCGCCGGGTTATGTGGATCCTCCGGGTTGAAGGCGTTTACTACGCTCGGGTCGATCGGCCCCAGTTCCCCCAAGGTTCCCATCACAATTTCATCGGCGCCCAGGCAAATGAGGGTGCCGGCGCTGTAAGCGCGATAAGGAACCAGAACCCCGAAGAACGGAGCGAACTCCCGTATCAGGTGCACAAGGCGCCAGGGGGTTAGGACGTCGCCGCCCCGTGTATACAGGAAAAGGTCGATCCGAGGGGCGGCCGGGCGGGCACGCAGGTGACGGTAGATAACGGGCAGGGCGTCGGGGGCGATACGGGTGGAAATGTTCTCCCGGTCACCGGTGAAATAGCTGACCACCCTGGAATTCCGCAATCGGGCGATCTCTTGGATTAGTTCCCGGCGCTTGGGGTAAGACAAGAAAATGCCTCCCGGCTTTTGGCCTTAGTATGGCCGCCTGGAGGTTAAGGTATCACCGCCTAAAGGGCAAAACGCGAGATGCGGGCCGTAGTCTGGTCAAGGTCGACCACAATGACCTCGCTGCCGATCTTTCGTACGCAGTCCCAGGGCAGCACCAGTTGTTGCCGGTCAAGCCACATGTTCAGGAGATTGGCCCGGCGGGGCAGAATGATAGAATGGATCTGGCCCGTCTCGGGGTCGAGTATCAGGTCCGACTCTCCGACCACGCCGAGGCGTGCCCCGTCAAAGATATTGACGATCTCTTTCCCCACAAGGTCTCTGATCCGCAAGGGTTATTCGCTCCCTTCCGCCGTGTCTTGGGCGCTCTAAACCAGGAAACGACGGCGTAGAACCTGCACAAGCCTCAGAAACAGGGGCTGGACTATGGCAACGGCTATCGCCAGCGTGGCCAGGGGCTCCAGTTCCAGTTTCCCCAGGTGGATACGTGACGGCACCTCAATCTCGAGAAAGGTCAGTAGAAGGACAAGGGAAAGGTAAATTCCGCCCGCGACCCCGATCAGGTTGCCGAGGGCCCTGGAGAAGGGCGATTCACGCGCCCCGGTATCGAGATCCTTGCCGGCGCGGTAGGAGCTGATACGTACGCGCTCGCGCAAGGACCAAAACAGCAGCACGACCACTATGATAGTGAAAAGGAGCACGGTTCCCACTATTCCCACCCCCGTACATGTTTATGGGACAGGGGTCAGGAATATGCCCCGATGGTGGACAGGGATCTTTACATACCCGTGGAACCGAAACCGCCGTCCCCGCGTACGCTTGGGCTGAGCTTCTCCACCCATTCAAGGGCCGCAGTGGCGACGGGGAGAAAGAGGACCTGGGCGATCCGGTCGCCCGGCGTGATGGTGACGGGGTCGGGGCCGAGGTTGATCAGCGGGCAGAGGATCTCCCCCCGGTAGTCGGCGTCGACGACCCCCACGGCGTTGGCCAGGGTGACACCGCGCCGCGCCGCCAAGCCGCTGCGGGGAAAGACAAGGGCCACAAAGGCGCGGGACGGCAACTCTATCGCCAGGCCGGTGGGTACGAGTTCCCTTTCCCCGGGCCCGAGCGTGAGGGGGCTTTCCAGGCAGGCGGCCAAGTCCATTCCGGCCGCCCCGGCCGTGGCATAAGCGGGCTCGGGAACCGTCACGCCGAGCAGGGGCGAAAGCCGTTTGACCCGTACCCTGATGGATGCATCAGACAGATTGAATTCCCCCTACTTCAACCGCCCCAGGGCGGCATGCCAGCCGTCTTCGCCGGTCCAGGGACCGATGGCCGCCAGACACATTTTTTCCGGGCGCAACAGGCGCCGGGCCAGGTCTCGCACCTCTTCCACCGTGACGGCCTGGACCCTGGCCACCACTTCCTCCGGTGACGGGACGCGGCCCAGGTAGAGTTCATACTTGCCCAGCCGGCTCATACGGGCGTTCACGCTCTCAAGGCTTAAGAGGAAGTTGCCCTTGAGCTGGTCCTGGCTGCGTTTAAGCTCTTCGGATGTGATACCGTGCGTGCGGATGTCTTCGATCTCGGCGCAGATAAGGTCCAGGACACGGTCGACGTTCGCGGCGGAAAGGCCTGCATATATGGCAAAGACCCCGGTGTCACGATAGGCGCTATGATAGGAATAGATGCTGTAAACCAGGCCCAGGTCCTCGCGGATACGCTGAAACAACCGGGAACTGATCCCGCCTCCGAGGATCGTGTTGAGCACCTGCAACTGGTAGATACATTCGTGGTTGAGCGCCAGTCCTTGTGTTCCCAGGCAAAGATGAACCTGCTCCGTCTCCTTGTTGCGGCAGATAAAACTCCCATGCCCCACCGGCGTTTTAAGCTCCCGCTCCCGGGCTGTCCCCGAAAGATCGGCGAATACGGGGGACAGGATGGATACGACCCGGGCGTGGTCGATATTCCCGGCCGCGGCGATAACCACCCGCCGGCCGGTGCGATAGTGGCGCCCGTAGAAGTACCGCAAGTCGTCCCGAAGCAGACGCTGAACCACGTCAACGTGCCCGATGATCGGACGTCCAAGGGCATGGCCCTGCCAGAGAGTGGAAGCAAGGACGTCGTGGACGAGTTCGTCCGGCGCGTCCTCGTACATCTTGATCTCCTCGACGATAACGTTCTTCTCGCGTTCAATGTCATCCTGGTTGAAGCATGAGAAAAAGAGCATGTCGGTGAGGATATCCACGGCCAGGGGGAAGTACTCGTCCAACACTTTGGCGTGATAGCAGGTGTATTCCTTGGTAGTGAAGGCGTTAAGCTGGCCCCCGACGGCGTCAAGGGCCTCCGCGATCTCTTTCGCCGTGCGCCGCTCGGTACCCTTAAACAGGACGTGCTCTATAAAGTGTGAAATTCCGCTGACGTCTTCCGGCTCGTCCCTGGAGCCGACAGCGATCCACACACCGATCGAGGCTGAGCGGACGTGCGGAATGTATTCGGTCAGGATCCGTACCCCGTTCTCCAGGGTACTTATCTGCGGCATGGTTTAACCTCCCCACTGAGGAACGTCTATTCGCACCGTCGGAGGAAAATCCTGCCCGATGCGGAGAGGTTTCAAGTTCAGTCCGCAATCAGTTCGGAAACGGTCACCAGTTCATATCCCTTGTCTTTAAGGCTTTCGATGAGTTCCGGCATAGCGGCCGCCGTGGCCTCGGTGGGATGCATAAGGACGATCGCCCCGTTGTGGGCGCGCCCGGTCACGCGGCGGACGATATAAGCACGGTCACGGTGGCGCCAATCCACGGAGTCGACGCTCCATAGGACCGTACGATAGCCGGCCGACTCGGCCGCTTGGAGGACGGCGGGACCGCGCTCGCCGTAAGGAGGTGCGTAAAGCCGCGGCCGCACTCCGAGTATCCTGGTGAGAACATCTTCCGCCCGCCGGATGTCACGCAGGTTGCCGTCCACCGACAGGTGATCCGGGTGCGGATGGGCATACCCATGGCTCCCCACCTCGTGGCCCGCCGCCGAAATCCTGCGGACCATATCGGGAAACTTCTCGGCCCAGCGCCCCGTGATAAAGAAGGTCAGGCGGACGTTTTTCGCAGCGCAGGTCTCAAGAATCAGGGGGAGATACTCTTCTCCCCAGTCAACGTTGACCGTGAGCGCGATCCGTGCCGAGGCCCTGCTCCCCTCGCAGACCGGCTCCTGGACCACGGGGCGCGTGGCATGGTTCAGGGCCAAAAGGTAGCCCCCCACAACCGGGAGGCATATGGCAGCCAGGAGAATAGTCAGCATTTTGCGGCGCACGCATCATCACCTCAAAGAGATGATATGCGTGCATCTCTGGAAAAAAACCTGCCGGGATGTTACCTGTCCCGTCCGCCGCGCATTCTTGGCCTGTGCTCCCTTTCCCTTCGCGGTGCCGGGGCGCCTCCTGCTCCCGGCTGTTCCCCGGCGGCGGCACGTTCCTCCGGGGTCATGGCCTCCTTCTTCGAAAGCTTCAGGCGGCCCTGCTGGTCGTAGCCGATGGCCTTAACGAGGATCTGGTCGCCCTCCTTGACGACGTCCTCGACCGCCCGGATGCGGACAGGCGCCAGCTGCGAGATGTGCACCAGACCCTCCTTGCCGGGAAGTCCGAGAACGCCCGGAATAACCTCCACGAAACATCCGAAATCCGTACACTTGGTAACGCGGCCAAGATAGATCTTCCCGACCTCCACCTCGGCCGTGATGGCCTCAATGATCGAGAGGGCTTTCTTCGCGCTCTCGCCGTCGGGCGCGGTAATGAAGCATCGCCCGTCGTCCTCAATATCGATGTCGGCTCCCGTCTCCTCGGTTATTTTCCGGATAACCTTCCCGCCGGGACCGATGACCTCGCGGATCTTATCCGGGTTGATCACGGTATGCAGTACCCTCGGGGCCAGCGGCGACAGCTCCGGCCGCGGTGCCGGCAGCAACTCGCGGATGCGGTCCAGAATGTAAAGGCGTGCCTGCCGCCCCTGGGCGAGCGCCCGCGAAAGGATTCCCTGCTTTACGCCGGAGATCTTGATATCCATTTGGAGCGCGGTGATGCCCTTGGTGGTGCCGGCCACCTTGAAATCCATGTCGCCCAGGTGATCCTCGATCCCCTGGATGTCGGTGAGGATGGTGAAGTCCTCGCCCTCCATAATGAGGCCCATGGCGATCCCGGCCACCGGAGCCTTGATCGGAACACCGGCATCCATCAGCGCCAGGGTGCTGCCGCAGACGCTGCCCATAGACGTCGACCCGTTGGATGAGAGGACCTCTGAAACGATCCGCAGGGTGTAGGGGAACGTGTCCTCGGGTGGAATCACGGCCTCCAGGGCCCGTTCGGCGAGGGCGCCATGGCCGATCTCCCGCCGGCCGGGAGACCGTATGGGGCGGGTTTCCCCGGTGGAGTAGGACGGGAAGTTATAGTGGTGCATAAAACGCTTTGATTCCTCGGGCGAGAGGTTGTCCAGGATTTGTTCGTCACTGACCGCCCCGAGCGTAACCACCGAAAGGACCTGCGTCTGTCCCCTTTGGAAGAGACCGGACCCGTGCGTCCGGGGAAGAACGCCGGCTTCCACCTTAATCGGGCGGATCTCATCGGTGGCGCGCCCGTCAATGCGCACTTTATCACGCGCGATGAGGGTGCGGAAGACTTCTTTTTCCGCACTGTCGACGATCTCCCGGATCACGGCTTCCTGTTCAGGGAAAGCCTCAAGGGCCTGGGTGCGGAGTTCTTCCTTTACCTTTTCCAGAAGTTCTTCACGCGGCTTCTTTTCCAAACGGTTGTCCCGACAGTAGAGCACGGTCTCCTTGATCCGATCGGCGGCGCCCGGCTTGATCGCCGCCACGAGTTCGGGGTCCGGCTCGACCGTCTCCACCACAAGCTTCTCCTTGGCAAGGCCCGCGGCCAGACACTCGGCGCGGAGGTCTTCTATGAACGCGACAATCCGCTTTATTTCCTCGTGTCCAAAGGCGATGGCCTCAAGGATGACCTCTTCCGGCACCTCGTACGCGCCGCATTCAACCATGTTGACGGCGTCCCGGTGCCCGGCCAGCGTCAAGTGCATATCGGAGTGAACGGACTGTTCCAGGGTCGGATTGATAACCAGGCGCCCGTCGACCCGCCCCACGATGACCCCGCCGACCGGGCCGTTAAAAGGAATATCCGAGACGGCCAGAGCGCATGAGGTGCCGAACAGCGCGGCCACGATGGGCGCGCAATCCTGCTCGACGGAAAGCACCGTATTGACGATATGAACGTCCCGGCGGAACTGCTTCGGAAAGAGCGGGCGAATGGAGCGGTCAATGATGCGCGCCGAAAGAATGGCTTTCTCCCCGGGCCGCCCCTCCCGTTTCAAAAAGCTTCCGGGGATGCGCCCGACAGCGTAATGCCGCTCCTCAAAGTCCACTGTCAGAGGGAAGAAATCCAGGCCTTCGCGCAACTGGGCATGGGTGGCCGTGGAAAGCACCACCGTATCGCCGTACCGGGCCAGAGCCGCGCCGCTGGCCTGTCCCGCCACGCGGCCGATTTCAACCGAAAGCTCGCGTCCCCCGACTATCAGGTCGCGTTTGATAACCTTTTCCGGCGTCATTTGCTGTTCTAAACCTCCTACGTCTTCTCCCTGTTCAAAGCAAAAGTAGGGGTACCTCCCCCTACTTGCGCAGTCCCAGGCGTTCGATCAAAGTCCGATAGCGTTCAAATTCGTTTTCCCGCAGGTAGTTTAGAAGCGCCCTGCGTTGGCCGACCATCTTCAACAGGCCGCGACGGGAATGAAAGTCCTTCTTGTGGCTCTTCAAATGCTCCGTGAGCTGGTTAATGCGCTCCGTGAGGATGGCCACCTGCACCTCCGGGGAACCGGTGTCCTGTTCATGGGTACGAAACTCCTTGATAATGGACTGTTTCTTTTCCGGGGACAGCATGCTTTGATCCTCCAAATTGTTTATTATGAATCGCTGCGGGCCAAGCACGGTGTTGGAGGAACGCCGGGCCTAGCCTGCAGTTCATCACTTCCCAATGACGGTGATCACCACGCGCCGGTCGGACAAGTCCTTGACAACAAGGTCGAAGGGCCGGCCCGAGGCTGCTATAAAGCCCCGAAAGCGGGTGGCGGTAACAATCATGCCCGGGATGCTGGTTGCGGCCGCGACGATATCGTCGACGGTGATTGCCTGTTGCCGCATTTCGCGCAGCCGTTGTTGGGCATGTTCGGTGATAATTATCGGTTTTCCCTTTGAACTCAAGTTTTCACGCCAACCTTTTCCGCCAGAAAAGCAAAGAGGGCGTCGGAAAAGGCGGTACGACTCACGTTACTCTGGCAGGCCGAGGCATAAATCGTCTCCAGTTCCTCCCGCAGGCGTAAAAAGCCTTCGCTAAGACAGATAACGGCAATGTCATCGGTCAGGTGCCGCATCTGCTCTTCCGAGAGTGAAACGGGGCGACCCACCTCTTACCTACCTCCCCCAACCGGGGTCTCATTTGCGTCAGGCACCCGACTCTCAGTGCATGGCACAGCCGGCGGTACACCCGACATATTTTAGCATAGTTGACCGGCGGTGTAAATGTGCCTACTCGGCGTGGACAGCCCGGGCCCGCATAATATCGGCCTCAATCTGCCGGGAAAGCTCTTCCGGTGACGCAAACTTACGCTCGCCGCGGAGCCGGTCACGGAACAACACGCGGATGGATTCCCCGTAAAGGTCGCCGGCGAAATCAAAGACGTGGACCTCGATATTCCTTGTTTTATTCTGCCCCTTGAAGGTCGGGCGCAAACCGATGTTCGCCACTCCAAGGAAGGTCTCGCCGCCGATCAAGACCCTTACCGCGTACACGCCGTCCGGCGGCACAACCAGCCCGGCAGGCATCTCGATGTTGGCGGTGGGGAAACCCAGCAGCCCGCGCCCGCGCTGGTCGCCGCCCACAACCGTACCCTCGATGAAGGGTTCGTAACCCAGGTAACGAGCGGCTTGCCGTACCTTACCTTCAGAAAGCAAACGGCGGATCAGGGTGCTTGAAACCACCTGCCCCTCGATGGTCACCGGAGGAATAACGCACACCTCGAAGCCCATAACCATTCCCAATGATTCCAAAAGAGGCGGATCCCCGGCCCCACGATGCCCGAACGTGTAGTTGTAACCTACGAAAACGCCGTCGACACCCAGTTCATCAACCAGCACGAGGCGGACAAACTCCTCGGGCTGCATCCGTGCGAATTCCAGGTCGAACGGGATGGAAAGAAAAACGTCTATCCCCATGCGGGACATTAGTTCCTGTTTCGTGCCGGGGGAGAGAAGAAGTAACGGAGCGTCCTTGGGCCGCAAAACGGCCACCGGGTGCGGATGAAAGGTGAAAATGCCCGGCACCGATCCGGTCACCCGGCATCGCTGCACCAGCGCCCGAATGAGAGCCTGATGGCCGGCGTGAACACCGTCGAAGTTGCCCAGGCCCAACATCAGGTGCGGATAGTGTGCTTTTAAGGACTGAAATCGGGTGTAGACGTTCATTTCAACCTTGTGTCTCCTTCTCGGCCTTCGGCGGTGATCCACACTGGCTGCAGCCAGACCTTATCTTTATCGTGCCCCTCACGCCATTCGGCCACACCTAACAAGCCATGTGCGTCATGCAGGCGCACGAAGCGCACCGCGCCTTCCGGCCAGTTAACCGCCCCCGGGCGGAAGAGGCGGGCGCCGTTCTTAACGGCGCGCACCGCCGACTCCCGCACAAGAACCACTGGAAAGGCTGCCAGGGCCTTATCTGGCGGCAGCAACCGCCGGGGCAGTGATCCCGCCCGTACATCCTGCGCCACCTGCTCGAGGGTGAGCGTTGTGGCAAGCTTAAAGCCTCCCACCGCCGTGCGTATCAGGAAGGACATGTAGGCCGGAAGCTGCAGAGCGGCGCCGATATCGGCGCAAAGGGTCCGGATATAGGTCCCTTTTGAACAATGCACGTCAAAGACCGCCCGTGGTCGAGGGGTTCCAAGACGCGAAACCCGGATCAACGACAGGCTGTAGATGGTCACACGGCGTGGCGCGCGCTCCACATCCCGGCCTTCACGCGCCAACTCGTACAGCTTGCGCCCCCCCTGTTTGATGGCTGATGTCATGGGAGGGACCTGCTCCAGGGACCCGACAAACCCCGTCAGCACTTGCTCCAAGGCCTCGCCCGTCAAGCGCCCGGCATCGGCCTCCGCCACCGGTTCACCGAAGGCATCCTGGGTGCGCGTCGACAGCCCGAACGTGATTTCGGCGCGATAGCGCTTGTCGGCGGGCTCCAGGAACCGGGCCAGGCGTGTGGTCCGGCCCAGGCAAAGGATGAGCACCCCCGCTGCTCCCGGGTCCAGCGTCCCGGTGTGCCCGATTCTTCTAACGCCGGTCAGGCGCCGGAGGTAGGCGACGGCGTCATGGGATGTCATGCCGGGGGGCTTGAGCAGGTTAAGGATGCCCTCCATTGCCCTCGCTGCCTCCCCCGTCAAGCGTCTCCAGCGCGGCGGCCACGATACCGGCCTCGACCTCATCAATGCTTCCCTCTATCACGGAACCGGCCGCGCGCGGATGACCACCGCCCCCGAAGCACCCGGCCAGGCGGCTGACGTCGACCGCGTGCTTCGAACGGAAGCCCACCTTGACCTTTCCGTCCGCCGTCTCACGAAAGAGGAGGGCGACCT is a window encoding:
- the truB gene encoding tRNA pseudouridine(55) synthase TruB, with the translated sequence MEGILNLLKPPGMTSHDAVAYLRRLTGVRRIGHTGTLDPGAAGVLILCLGRTTRLARFLEPADKRYRAEITFGLSTRTQDAFGEPVAEADAGRLTGEALEQVLTGFVGSLEQVPPMTSAIKQGGRKLYELAREGRDVERAPRRVTIYSLSLIRVSRLGTPRPRAVFDVHCSKGTYIRTLCADIGAALQLPAYMSFLIRTAVGGFKLATTLTLEQVAQDVRAGSLPRRLLPPDKALAAFPVVLVRESAVRAVKNGARLFRPGAVNWPEGAVRFVRLHDAHGLLGVAEWREGHDKDKVWLQPVWITAEGREGDTRLK
- the rpsO gene encoding 30S ribosomal protein S15 gives rise to the protein MLSPEKKQSIIKEFRTHEQDTGSPEVQVAILTERINQLTEHLKSHKKDFHSRRGLLKMVGQRRALLNYLRENEFERYRTLIERLGLRK
- a CDS encoding polyribonucleotide nucleotidyltransferase produces the protein MTPEKVIKRDLIVGGRELSVEIGRVAGQASGAALARYGDTVVLSTATHAQLREGLDFFPLTVDFEERHYAVGRIPGSFLKREGRPGEKAILSARIIDRSIRPLFPKQFRRDVHIVNTVLSVEQDCAPIVAALFGTSCALAVSDIPFNGPVGGVIVGRVDGRLVINPTLEQSVHSDMHLTLAGHRDAVNMVECGAYEVPEEVILEAIAFGHEEIKRIVAFIEDLRAECLAAGLAKEKLVVETVEPDPELVAAIKPGAADRIKETVLYCRDNRLEKKPREELLEKVKEELRTQALEAFPEQEAVIREIVDSAEKEVFRTLIARDKVRIDGRATDEIRPIKVEAGVLPRTHGSGLFQRGQTQVLSVVTLGAVSDEQILDNLSPEESKRFMHHYNFPSYSTGETRPIRSPGRREIGHGALAERALEAVIPPEDTFPYTLRIVSEVLSSNGSTSMGSVCGSTLALMDAGVPIKAPVAGIAMGLIMEGEDFTILTDIQGIEDHLGDMDFKVAGTTKGITALQMDIKISGVKQGILSRALAQGRQARLYILDRIRELLPAPRPELSPLAPRVLHTVINPDKIREVIGPGGKVIRKITEETGADIDIEDDGRCFITAPDGESAKKALSIIEAITAEVEVGKIYLGRVTKCTDFGCFVEVIPGVLGLPGKEGLVHISQLAPVRIRAVEDVVKEGDQILVKAIGYDQQGRLKLSKKEAMTPEERAAAGEQPGAGGAPAPRREREHRPRMRGGRDR
- a CDS encoding bifunctional riboflavin kinase/FAD synthetase, translated to MNVYTRFQSLKAHYPHLMLGLGNFDGVHAGHQALIRALVQRCRVTGSVPGIFTFHPHPVAVLRPKDAPLLLLSPGTKQELMSRMGIDVFLSIPFDLEFARMQPEEFVRLVLVDELGVDGVFVGYNYTFGHRGAGDPPLLESLGMVMGFEVCVIPPVTIEGQVVSSTLIRRLLSEGKVRQAARYLGYEPFIEGTVVGGDQRGRGLLGFPTANIEMPAGLVVPPDGVYAVRVLIGGETFLGVANIGLRPTFKGQNKTRNIEVHVFDFAGDLYGESIRVLFRDRLRGERKFASPEELSRQIEADIMRARAVHAE